One part of the Anaeromyxobacter sp. Fw109-5 genome encodes these proteins:
- a CDS encoding AgmX/PglI C-terminal domain-containing protein gives MAPGTDETLLLDDPRLEGGEWLFRKGGQVFGPVDSRGLAAMLYRGELDASTPISAGDGAWRAAGQVPLFLLHAKRAEAAHRVEREVTGARLLAARRGRRRALVWVLAIALLVGGAGVIGFLLARRPTETSALLEDFGAGISIASAARVGVGHRAAEGDDMVEVPMDAPDAPAAGAGRSRAVPDKGGGLAASTRRAPGGAVDGGELVAAQFDEGKIQSVVSREQRSLVPCFRAEAARSPDFHGDVPIEFAIGNDGRVAALWIDEPRFRAGALQQCLVKALAGWRFDAFPGQRPTVSLAFRIGK, from the coding sequence ATGGCGCCCGGCACAGACGAGACGCTCCTCCTCGACGACCCCCGCCTCGAGGGTGGGGAGTGGTTGTTCCGCAAGGGCGGCCAGGTGTTCGGCCCCGTCGACTCGCGCGGCCTCGCGGCCATGCTGTATCGCGGCGAGCTCGACGCCTCGACCCCGATCTCCGCCGGCGACGGCGCCTGGCGCGCCGCCGGCCAGGTCCCGCTCTTCCTCCTGCACGCGAAGCGCGCGGAGGCGGCGCACCGGGTCGAGCGCGAGGTGACCGGGGCGCGGCTGCTCGCGGCGCGCCGGGGGCGGAGGAGGGCGCTCGTGTGGGTCCTCGCGATCGCGCTCCTGGTCGGCGGCGCCGGCGTGATCGGGTTCCTCCTCGCCCGGCGCCCCACCGAGACCAGCGCGCTGCTCGAGGACTTCGGCGCCGGGATCTCCATCGCCTCGGCCGCCCGGGTCGGCGTGGGCCACCGCGCGGCGGAGGGGGACGACATGGTGGAGGTCCCCATGGACGCGCCCGACGCACCGGCCGCGGGCGCCGGGCGCTCGAGGGCAGTGCCGGACAAGGGCGGGGGTCTCGCCGCGTCGACCCGCCGCGCGCCCGGCGGCGCGGTGGACGGCGGGGAGCTCGTCGCCGCCCAGTTCGACGAGGGCAAGATCCAGTCGGTGGTCTCGCGCGAGCAGCGCTCGCTCGTGCCCTGCTTCCGGGCCGAGGCGGCGCGCTCGCCCGACTTCCACGGCGACGTGCCGATCGAGTTCGCCATCGGAAACGACGGACGCGTCGCGGCGCTCTGGATCGACGAGCCCCGCTTCCGGGCCGGCGCGCTCCAGCAGTGCCTCGTGAAGGCGCTCGCGGGCTGGCGCTTCGACGCGTTCCCCGGCCAGCGGCCCACCGTCTCGCTCGCCTTCCGGATCGGGAAATGA
- a CDS encoding Hsp70 family protein — MEPLAADPIIGIDLGTTNSCGAVAYGDGQVKLIPYKGGDYTIPSIFAIDDKGNELIGHEAKRQWQLNPRNTLYATKRLIGRAPRDEVVDSMQRSVQYQLHAGANHDVEVDCHGRSFSIQQIGSRILGKIRDVASDHLGFKVRRAVVTVPAYFTDRQRQAVKEAGALVDLEVVRIINEPTAAALAYGIGKRLEERVLVYDLGGGTFDVSIIEIRDRVFEVKATGGDIFLGGIDFDDAIIRHVLDDFRAKHGIDLSSDPVAMQRIKDLAERTKMDLSARNEAPFSIPFITMTPQGQPLNLDVRFDRKLLEALTQHLVDRSLKIMGGVMVDAGITAKDIDEIMLVGGQTRMPIIQERLARFFGKPPSKGVHPDEAVAIGAALYGWSLQESSDLKLQLLDVIPMAIGIEQAGGAMHVVFPRNAAIPNARTIAATNAFDGQSQLAMRIHQGDHPFSVENELLGEFTFSGVRPGRAGDVRLEILFEVNVEGILTMSARDLDTGRQMKTTVRVATR, encoded by the coding sequence ATGGAGCCCCTCGCAGCCGACCCGATCATCGGGATCGACCTCGGTACGACCAACTCGTGCGGAGCGGTGGCGTACGGTGACGGGCAGGTGAAGCTCATCCCGTACAAGGGCGGGGACTACACCATCCCGTCCATCTTCGCCATCGACGACAAGGGCAACGAGCTCATCGGCCACGAGGCGAAGCGCCAGTGGCAGCTCAACCCCCGGAACACCCTGTACGCCACCAAGCGGCTCATCGGCCGCGCCCCGCGCGACGAGGTGGTGGACTCGATGCAGCGGTCGGTCCAGTACCAGCTCCACGCCGGCGCGAACCACGACGTCGAGGTCGACTGCCACGGCCGCAGCTTCTCGATCCAGCAGATCGGCTCGCGCATCCTGGGGAAGATCCGCGACGTCGCCTCGGACCACCTCGGCTTCAAGGTGCGCCGCGCGGTCGTGACCGTGCCGGCGTACTTCACCGACCGGCAGCGCCAGGCCGTCAAGGAGGCGGGGGCGCTCGTGGACCTCGAGGTGGTCCGCATCATCAACGAGCCCACCGCGGCGGCGCTCGCGTACGGGATCGGCAAGCGGCTCGAGGAGCGCGTCCTCGTGTACGACCTCGGGGGCGGGACGTTCGACGTCTCCATCATCGAGATCCGCGACCGCGTCTTCGAGGTGAAGGCCACCGGGGGCGACATCTTCCTGGGCGGGATCGACTTCGACGACGCGATCATCCGCCACGTGCTGGACGACTTCCGCGCCAAGCACGGGATCGACCTCTCGTCCGATCCCGTCGCGATGCAGCGGATCAAGGATCTCGCCGAGCGCACGAAGATGGATCTCTCGGCGCGGAACGAGGCGCCCTTCTCGATCCCGTTCATCACCATGACGCCGCAGGGGCAGCCGCTCAACCTGGACGTGCGGTTCGACCGCAAGCTCCTCGAGGCGCTCACGCAGCACCTCGTGGACCGCTCCCTCAAGATCATGGGCGGCGTGATGGTCGACGCGGGCATCACCGCGAAGGACATCGACGAGATCATGCTCGTCGGCGGCCAGACGCGGATGCCCATCATCCAGGAGCGGCTCGCCCGCTTCTTCGGCAAGCCGCCGTCGAAGGGCGTCCACCCCGACGAGGCGGTCGCGATCGGCGCCGCGCTCTACGGCTGGTCGCTTCAGGAGAGCTCGGATCTGAAGCTGCAGCTGCTCGACGTCATCCCGATGGCGATCGGCATCGAGCAGGCCGGCGGCGCGATGCACGTGGTGTTCCCGCGGAACGCGGCGATCCCCAACGCGCGCACCATCGCCGCGACGAACGCCTTCGACGGCCAGAGCCAGCTCGCGATGCGGATCCACCAGGGCGATCACCCCTTCTCGGTGGAGAACGAGCTGCTCGGGGAGTTCACCTTCAGCGGCGTGAGGCCGGGCCGCGCGGGCGACGTCCGGCTCGAGATCCTCTTCGAGGTGAACGTCGAGGGCATCCTCACGATGTCCGCCCGCGACCTCGACACCGGGCGACAGATGAAGACCACGGTGCGGGTCGCGACGCGCTGA
- the clpX gene encoding ATP-dependent Clp protease ATP-binding subunit ClpX, with protein sequence MSRKDHHGNLSCSFCGKGQREVRKLIAGPTVYICDECIRLCNDIIAEEAERDEGRPAVSLPTPAEIKSFLDDYVVGQDKAKKVLSVAVYNHYKRVYSKKPARPQRPGQTRTGSDDVELQKSNILLIGPTGSGKTLLAQSLARFLNVPFTIADATSLTEAGYVGEDVENIIQNLLHAADYDVEKAARGIVYVDEIDKIARKGDSPSPTRDVGGEGVQQALLKIIEGTRANVTPRGGKKYNQQEYIQVDTSNILFIVGGAFCGLEQVIRRRAGVKALGFGAKIERKEEASLGELLARVEPSDLVKFGMIPEFVGRLPIIATLADLSEEDLVTILTQPKNALTKQYVKLFELEKVKLSFTKESLRATAREAMRRKSGARGLRAILEQAMLDIMYDVPYREGVKECKITDGVILNKEPPLLSFEKEKKLA encoded by the coding sequence GTGAGCCGGAAAGACCATCACGGCAACCTGTCGTGCTCGTTCTGTGGGAAGGGGCAACGGGAGGTCCGCAAGCTCATCGCCGGGCCCACGGTCTACATCTGCGACGAGTGCATCCGGCTCTGCAACGACATCATCGCGGAGGAGGCCGAGCGCGACGAGGGCCGCCCCGCGGTCTCGCTGCCCACTCCCGCCGAGATCAAGAGCTTCCTCGACGACTACGTGGTCGGGCAGGACAAGGCGAAGAAGGTCCTGTCCGTCGCCGTCTACAACCACTACAAGCGCGTCTACTCGAAGAAGCCGGCCCGCCCGCAGCGCCCCGGACAGACCAGGACCGGCTCGGACGACGTCGAGCTTCAGAAGTCGAACATCCTGCTCATCGGGCCGACGGGCTCGGGCAAGACGCTCCTCGCGCAGTCGCTCGCCCGCTTCCTCAACGTCCCCTTCACGATCGCGGACGCCACCAGCCTCACCGAGGCCGGCTACGTCGGCGAGGACGTCGAGAACATCATCCAGAACCTGCTCCACGCGGCGGACTACGACGTGGAGAAGGCCGCGCGCGGCATCGTCTACGTCGACGAGATCGACAAGATCGCCCGCAAGGGCGACTCGCCGTCCCCCACCCGCGACGTCGGCGGCGAGGGCGTCCAGCAGGCGCTGCTCAAGATCATCGAGGGCACGCGCGCCAACGTCACCCCGCGCGGCGGCAAGAAGTACAACCAGCAGGAGTACATCCAGGTCGACACCTCGAACATCCTCTTCATCGTCGGCGGCGCGTTCTGCGGGCTGGAGCAGGTGATCCGGCGCCGCGCGGGCGTGAAGGCCCTCGGGTTCGGGGCGAAGATCGAGCGCAAGGAGGAGGCGAGCCTCGGCGAGCTCCTCGCGCGCGTCGAGCCGTCGGATCTCGTGAAGTTCGGGATGATCCCCGAGTTCGTGGGGCGCCTCCCGATCATCGCGACGCTCGCCGACCTCTCCGAGGAGGACCTGGTCACCATCCTCACCCAGCCGAAGAACGCGCTCACGAAGCAGTACGTGAAGCTCTTCGAGCTCGAGAAGGTGAAGCTCTCCTTCACGAAGGAGTCGCTGCGCGCCACCGCACGCGAGGCGATGCGGCGGAAGTCGGGCGCCCGCGGGCTCCGCGCCATCCTCGAGCAGGCGATGCTCGACATCATGTACGACGTGCCGTACCGGGAAGGCGTGAAGGAGTGCAAGATCACAGACGGCGTGATCCTGAACAAGGAGCCTCCGCTCCTGTCCTTCGAGAAAGAGAAGAAGCTCGCCTAG
- a CDS encoding DUF6600 domain-containing protein: MLRRTLVAVLVATSLVPAFARGQDYEGEWADEGPPDYDVDVDVGVSADVTFDTFYGPLAAHGEWVSAGAYGRVWRPHVASGWRPYYYGHWEWTSEGWFWVSDEPWGWAAYHYGRWAYDGFHGWVWIPGYQWAPAWVSWRWSGDVVGWAPLAPGLSVYVTAYPFYDAWWTFVPSVSFVSVPVYSVAYAPRYTRHYFHNTAPAPARPAPRPGPGGVRPAPAPAWGGPAPRAIEARIGRPLRPARVVSAPSPAAGRARAGEIAVYRPGARGRGTAVGPSERAEGRGRAAGPAPEPRDGRGSAFAPAPGRREERGNAFGAPAPRSGGQAAGPRGWSRPERAAPAPSQRGDRTSAPRDDDGGTPSPRGWTRPQRTERERTEGAAPPSYQRESRGGSGGGRMTAPSAPRGGGRGGGGGAPAPRSSHSQGEGRRPVPAPHHR; the protein is encoded by the coding sequence ATGCTTCGCCGCACGCTCGTCGCCGTCCTCGTCGCGACCTCGCTCGTCCCCGCGTTCGCGCGCGGGCAGGATTACGAGGGCGAGTGGGCGGACGAGGGCCCGCCCGACTACGACGTGGACGTGGACGTCGGCGTCTCCGCCGACGTCACCTTCGACACGTTCTACGGCCCGCTCGCGGCCCACGGCGAGTGGGTCTCCGCCGGGGCGTACGGGCGGGTGTGGCGCCCCCACGTCGCCAGCGGGTGGCGCCCGTACTACTACGGTCACTGGGAGTGGACGAGCGAGGGCTGGTTCTGGGTGTCCGACGAGCCCTGGGGCTGGGCCGCGTATCACTACGGGCGCTGGGCGTACGACGGCTTCCACGGCTGGGTGTGGATCCCCGGGTATCAGTGGGCGCCCGCGTGGGTCTCGTGGCGCTGGTCCGGCGACGTCGTCGGCTGGGCCCCGCTCGCGCCGGGGCTGTCCGTCTACGTGACGGCGTACCCCTTCTACGACGCGTGGTGGACGTTCGTTCCGAGCGTGAGCTTCGTCTCCGTGCCCGTCTACTCCGTGGCCTACGCCCCGCGCTACACGCGCCACTACTTCCACAACACCGCGCCGGCTCCCGCGCGTCCCGCGCCGCGTCCGGGCCCCGGCGGCGTCCGGCCTGCACCCGCTCCGGCGTGGGGAGGCCCGGCCCCCCGGGCGATCGAGGCGCGGATCGGGCGTCCGCTCCGGCCGGCGCGGGTGGTGTCGGCCCCCTCGCCCGCCGCCGGGCGAGCGCGCGCCGGAGAGATCGCCGTCTATCGCCCCGGCGCACGCGGCCGGGGAACGGCGGTCGGTCCGTCGGAGCGAGCTGAGGGGCGGGGGAGGGCGGCCGGTCCGGCGCCGGAGCCTCGCGATGGGCGTGGAAGCGCGTTCGCGCCGGCGCCTGGGCGCCGCGAGGAGCGGGGCAATGCGTTCGGCGCCCCTGCGCCTCGTTCCGGGGGCCAGGCCGCGGGTCCGCGCGGCTGGTCTCGCCCCGAGCGCGCGGCGCCTGCGCCTTCCCAGCGGGGCGACAGGACGAGCGCCCCGCGTGACGACGACGGGGGGACGCCCTCTCCGCGAGGCTGGACGCGACCACAGCGCACCGAGCGCGAACGCACCGAGGGCGCCGCGCCGCCGTCCTACCAGCGAGAGTCGCGCGGCGGCTCCGGCGGTGGCCGGATGACCGCGCCCTCCGCCCCGAGGGGCGGCGGCCGCGGTGGCGGAGGCGGCGCCCCGGCGCCGCGGTCCTCCCACTCGCAGGGGGAAGGGCGGAGGCCCGTGCCTGCGCCGCACCACCGCTGA